One stretch of Corynebacterium imitans DNA includes these proteins:
- a CDS encoding GNAT family N-acetyltransferase, with protein sequence MIVLKSLDEMTPREVHALYKLRVDVFVGEQQCPYNEIDDQDADPNTKHILAFADDGTLAGCARVFPTEAGSRFGRFVVNPAHRGSGMGPDIVRAGIEYTTRWPGDLIVEAQSGLVGYYSRFGLVAEGEEFLDTGVPHRRMRLARA encoded by the coding sequence GTGATCGTGCTGAAATCGCTGGATGAGATGACCCCGCGCGAAGTCCACGCGCTGTACAAGCTGCGCGTTGACGTCTTCGTCGGCGAGCAGCAATGCCCGTACAACGAAATCGACGACCAGGACGCCGACCCGAATACCAAGCATATTCTCGCGTTTGCCGACGACGGCACGCTCGCCGGCTGCGCGCGCGTCTTCCCCACCGAGGCAGGCTCGCGGTTTGGACGCTTTGTGGTGAACCCAGCCCACCGCGGATCGGGCATGGGCCCAGACATCGTGCGCGCCGGCATCGAATACACCACCCGCTGGCCTGGCGACCTCATCGTGGAGGCCCAGTCGGGGCTGGTGGGTTATTATTCACGCTTCGGCCTGGTTGCCGAGGGCGAGGAGTTCTTGGACACGGGCGTGCCCCACCGCCGCATGCGGCTCGCGCGAGCCTGA
- a CDS encoding amidohydrolase, with protein sequence MHDTFALTGRFAPFERSLDHTRAEREELYTWFHQHPELALEEFQTSARIGEELTQMGAEVIPVGVTGKVGVLRNGDGPTVCFRADFDALPLAEETGLPYSADPALGRSHACGHDMHTAALLGATKLLTEHRDAWSGTFLALFQPAEENGAGARDMADNGLAEKVPTPEVVLGQHVGPMLPNYGLGALSGPICATCVQTKITIHGTGAHGSMPEKGVDPVVIAAHVITRLQTIVARELAPQEMGVVTVGAIHAGDSPNTIPATAELSVSTRAFTTAVSDQLNEAIRRITRAECAAAGAAEPTFTHLGGAPEFHNDEATTETVMAAFREQFGDAVGDFGRLSGSEDFPTIANAFGAPYFYWFVGSSADIETAPSNHSPHFAPDLQPTLDQATRAIIVSASPWLMGATPGKN encoded by the coding sequence ATGCATGACACATTCGCTCTCACCGGCCGATTCGCGCCCTTTGAACGCTCCCTCGACCACACCCGTGCCGAGCGCGAGGAGCTCTACACGTGGTTCCACCAGCACCCCGAGCTTGCGCTCGAGGAGTTCCAAACCAGCGCCCGCATCGGTGAGGAGCTCACCCAGATGGGCGCAGAGGTTATCCCCGTTGGCGTGACCGGCAAGGTCGGCGTGCTGCGCAACGGTGACGGGCCCACTGTCTGCTTCCGTGCCGACTTCGACGCGCTCCCTCTCGCGGAAGAGACGGGACTGCCCTACTCCGCGGACCCGGCGCTGGGCCGCTCGCATGCCTGCGGCCACGACATGCACACCGCCGCCTTGCTCGGCGCAACGAAGCTGCTCACCGAGCACCGGGATGCCTGGTCTGGAACCTTCCTCGCCCTGTTCCAGCCCGCAGAAGAAAACGGCGCTGGTGCCCGGGACATGGCGGATAACGGGCTCGCCGAGAAGGTTCCCACCCCTGAGGTGGTCTTAGGCCAGCACGTCGGCCCGATGCTGCCCAACTATGGTTTGGGCGCGCTCTCGGGACCGATCTGCGCGACCTGCGTGCAAACCAAGATCACCATCCACGGCACGGGCGCGCACGGCTCCATGCCGGAGAAAGGCGTGGACCCGGTGGTCATCGCCGCACACGTGATCACCCGCTTGCAGACGATCGTGGCGCGCGAGCTCGCCCCGCAGGAGATGGGCGTGGTCACTGTCGGCGCTATCCACGCCGGGGATTCGCCCAACACCATCCCGGCCACCGCGGAGCTGTCCGTGAGTACCCGCGCGTTCACCACTGCGGTCAGCGACCAGCTCAACGAGGCCATTCGCCGTATTACCCGCGCCGAGTGCGCCGCCGCCGGTGCCGCCGAACCGACCTTTACCCACCTCGGCGGCGCACCCGAGTTTCACAACGACGAGGCCACCACGGAGACGGTCATGGCGGCGTTTCGCGAGCAATTCGGCGATGCAGTCGGCGACTTTGGCCGCCTGTCCGGCTCGGAGGACTTCCCCACCATCGCCAATGCCTTCGGCGCGCCGTACTTCTACTGGTTCGTGGGCAGTAGCGCCGATATCGAAACCGCCCCGTCGAACCACTCGCCGCATTTCGCCCCTGACCTGCAGCCGACCCTCGATCAGGCCACCCGCGCCATCATCGTGTCCGCATCCCCGTGGCTGATGGGTGCTACCCCTGGTAAAAACTAG
- a CDS encoding DMT family transporter has product MDWLVLIISGAFEAVWAIALDRSQGFSRLWPSVVFFVALCISMGGLAYALRTLPVGSGYAIWVGVGAGIAVLFSFATGQEPVTLAKVLCLLMIIGGIVGLKLTV; this is encoded by the coding sequence ATGGATTGGCTCGTACTCATTATCTCCGGTGCCTTCGAGGCCGTGTGGGCGATTGCGCTCGACCGTTCTCAAGGGTTTTCCCGCCTTTGGCCCTCGGTCGTCTTCTTTGTTGCCCTCTGTATTTCTATGGGCGGGCTTGCATATGCACTACGCACCCTCCCCGTGGGCAGCGGCTACGCCATCTGGGTGGGCGTGGGCGCGGGCATCGCGGTCCTCTTTTCCTTCGCGACCGGCCAGGAACCCGTGACACTGGCGAAGGTGCTGTGTCTTCTCATGATCATTGGCGGAATTGTCGGCCTGAAATTGACGGTCTAA
- a CDS encoding DUF418 domain-containing protein, which yields MQRLLVPDLARGTALLGIALANGSLFWMINQYSQPESGPGWSVGGVAQGSLIDAALALFAALFVHTRGLPMFATLLGFGFGLVVSSLYRKQYPVGEARKILVRRYGALALFGLAHMFLVFFGDIMTMYGFVGMLLAVMFTLSTKVLRIISYSCLGLYMLLTSFVGISAAFIPEVAKKMSGSNALNEEVGSFGTYFINNLGGAAEMLLSTPFILLELVPLAAIGYVWAKEGVLVNPEEHSRTLWTWTVLAGVIILGIGLPWGLTAIGVLNPEMESSLHLLNSSIGCLTGPGILAALALLTSRLNNDTPAWTYPLVALGKRSMSGYLAQTFFFIALVYPFSFGVGQDWTISGKLALSAGVWLATVVIATALEAAGKQGPFEWAHRRISYGTTGRIEPHRDRAEIAG from the coding sequence ATGCAACGATTGCTTGTTCCCGATCTCGCCCGCGGCACCGCGCTACTCGGCATCGCGCTGGCCAACGGCTCATTGTTCTGGATGATCAATCAGTACTCGCAGCCGGAGTCTGGCCCCGGTTGGAGCGTGGGCGGGGTTGCGCAGGGCTCGCTTATCGACGCCGCGTTGGCCCTCTTCGCAGCTCTCTTCGTCCACACACGCGGCCTGCCGATGTTTGCCACGCTGCTGGGCTTCGGCTTCGGGCTTGTCGTCTCTAGCCTGTACCGGAAGCAGTATCCAGTCGGTGAGGCGCGAAAGATCCTGGTCCGGCGCTACGGGGCGCTCGCGCTGTTCGGCCTGGCCCACATGTTCCTGGTGTTCTTTGGCGACATCATGACCATGTACGGCTTCGTCGGCATGCTATTGGCGGTGATGTTCACCCTCTCGACCAAGGTGCTACGCATCATCTCGTATTCGTGCCTGGGGCTCTACATGCTTCTGACCTCTTTTGTGGGTATCTCGGCGGCCTTCATCCCCGAGGTGGCGAAGAAGATGAGCGGCAGCAACGCGCTCAACGAAGAAGTCGGAAGCTTTGGCACCTACTTCATCAACAATCTGGGCGGCGCGGCGGAAATGCTGCTGTCCACCCCATTTATCCTGCTCGAGCTCGTGCCCCTGGCCGCCATAGGCTATGTGTGGGCGAAGGAGGGCGTGCTGGTCAACCCGGAGGAGCACTCACGGACGCTGTGGACGTGGACGGTCCTGGCCGGCGTAATCATCCTCGGTATCGGATTGCCCTGGGGGCTCACCGCCATCGGCGTGCTCAACCCGGAAATGGAATCGAGCCTGCACCTACTCAACAGCTCAATTGGCTGCCTCACCGGGCCTGGCATCCTCGCCGCGCTGGCGCTGCTCACCTCCCGTCTGAATAACGACACGCCCGCGTGGACCTACCCGCTTGTCGCGCTGGGCAAGCGCTCCATGTCTGGTTACCTGGCGCAGACCTTCTTCTTTATCGCGCTGGTCTACCCGTTTAGCTTCGGGGTGGGACAGGACTGGACTATCAGCGGCAAGCTTGCGCTCAGCGCCGGAGTGTGGCTGGCTACCGTAGTCATTGCCACCGCCCTCGAGGCTGCCGGCAAGCAGGGCCCGTTTGAGTGGGCGCACCGCCGCATCTCCTACGGCACAACAGGAAGGATTGAACCACACCGTGATCGTGCTGAAATCGCTGGATGA
- a CDS encoding S1 family peptidase → MFRRRLVAFAAAALATVACAATPAQAQVDPNYNFRTDMPSKVLAGKPFADRVLHRVPGSLHDAPRTPQAAKDAQQRGKSLYGPSTPIYVGKGPTEVMCTVTVAGYGEHGNKYALTAGHCGKEGDPVTSADSWQLGPSGTIVKVNRELDYALIELGSNTEVTRSYDGVTINHLGSKPLPRGQNVCKKGVASGTTCGMTLSDWDTMNVNHVCAMQGDSGAPLFTGDRLVGLINGGMFPAPFDVQCASPLQGPIHAPTGSARMDAVLSDLGNGFRLP, encoded by the coding sequence ATGTTTCGTCGCCGTCTCGTCGCCTTCGCCGCCGCTGCGCTGGCTACCGTCGCCTGCGCAGCCACACCGGCGCAGGCGCAAGTCGACCCGAACTACAACTTCCGCACCGACATGCCCTCGAAGGTGCTCGCCGGCAAACCCTTCGCCGATCGCGTGCTGCACCGCGTGCCGGGCTCGCTTCACGACGCCCCGCGCACCCCGCAAGCCGCAAAAGACGCCCAGCAGCGCGGCAAGTCCCTCTATGGTCCCAGCACCCCGATCTACGTGGGCAAGGGCCCAACCGAGGTGATGTGCACCGTGACCGTTGCGGGCTACGGCGAGCACGGCAACAAGTACGCGCTCACCGCTGGCCACTGCGGCAAGGAAGGGGACCCGGTGACTTCTGCGGACTCCTGGCAGCTGGGGCCCTCTGGCACCATCGTCAAGGTCAACCGCGAGCTGGACTACGCGCTCATCGAGCTCGGCTCCAACACCGAGGTCACCCGCTCCTACGACGGCGTGACCATCAACCACCTGGGCTCCAAGCCACTCCCGCGTGGGCAGAACGTATGCAAGAAGGGCGTGGCCTCCGGCACCACCTGTGGCATGACGCTTTCGGACTGGGACACGATGAACGTCAACCACGTCTGCGCTATGCAGGGCGACTCCGGCGCGCCCCTGTTCACCGGCGACCGCCTTGTAGGCCTGATCAACGGCGGGATGTTTCCGGCACCTTTCGACGTCCAGTGCGCCTCCCCGCTGCAGGGCCCCATCCACGCGCCCACCGGTTCGGCTCGCATGGATGCGGTCTTAAGTGATCTGGGCAACGGCTTCCGGTTGCCGTAA
- the hisN gene encoding histidinol-phosphatase, whose translation MSNYADDLALALELADAADALTLDRFESADLKVESKPDMTPVSDADLAVEEALRATLSQSRPADAVLGEEFGGEAVFSGRQWVIDPIDGTKNFVRGVPVWATLIALLVDGEPVVGVISAPALARRWYASKGGGAWRSFNGGELKKLEASGVNSLADASLAMSSLAGWKERGLQEKFIGLTEQTWRLRGYGDFLGYCFVAEGAVDIAAEPEVSLWDLAALSVLVQEAGGRFTSLAGDNGPHGGDAVATNGLLHEEVLQALN comes from the coding sequence ATGAGTAACTACGCCGATGACCTCGCGCTCGCACTCGAACTCGCCGACGCCGCGGACGCGCTCACCCTCGACCGCTTCGAATCCGCCGACCTGAAGGTCGAATCGAAGCCGGACATGACCCCTGTTTCCGACGCGGACCTCGCAGTGGAGGAGGCGCTGCGGGCCACGCTTTCGCAGTCGCGTCCCGCGGATGCAGTACTCGGCGAGGAGTTCGGCGGCGAGGCAGTCTTTTCTGGTCGCCAATGGGTCATCGACCCGATCGACGGGACGAAGAACTTCGTGCGCGGCGTGCCGGTGTGGGCCACGCTCATCGCGCTGCTTGTGGACGGCGAGCCGGTCGTCGGTGTCATCTCCGCGCCCGCACTCGCGCGCCGCTGGTACGCATCGAAAGGCGGCGGCGCCTGGCGCAGCTTCAACGGCGGGGAGCTGAAGAAGCTGGAGGCCTCGGGCGTCAACTCGCTTGCCGACGCCTCGCTGGCCATGTCCTCGCTCGCCGGCTGGAAGGAGCGCGGCCTGCAGGAGAAGTTCATTGGGCTGACCGAGCAGACCTGGCGCCTGCGCGGCTACGGCGATTTTTTGGGCTACTGCTTCGTGGCCGAAGGTGCGGTCGACATTGCGGCCGAACCGGAGGTCTCGTTGTGGGACCTCGCAGCCTTGTCCGTGCTGGTGCAAGAGGCCGGCGGGCGTTTCACTTCTCTAGCAGGCGATAACGGCCCGCACGGCGGCGACGCGGTGGCCACCAACGGGCTGTTGCACGAGGAAGTGCTGCAGGCGCTGAACTAG
- a CDS encoding inositol monophosphatase family protein, translating into MTSTAEFIHAHRSSDDATLAAALVTHAGQLALRMRQADVTTDYKTSVSDVVTEADRTAEAFVAEVLEALRGEDGVLGEEGASRASSTGRTWVVDPVDGTYNFSRGSDYFCSALALTDDGAAGTPLVGAVHRPALDTTWLAHAGEFTVNGERVGGVSGASLSNEALLTYLHPAFMREDAVREAWLRAVRDAATVRMCGAGSVDLATIAAGQAGAWLQHSVADWDWLPGKALVEAAGGLARKVDAGGVTWCVAGGAQIVEEITSRLEGHE; encoded by the coding sequence ATGACGTCCACTGCTGAGTTCATTCACGCCCACCGTTCGTCCGATGATGCCACCCTCGCCGCAGCCTTAGTGACCCATGCCGGCCAACTCGCGCTGCGCATGCGTCAAGCAGACGTGACCACGGATTACAAGACTTCGGTCTCCGACGTGGTCACCGAGGCGGACCGTACGGCGGAAGCCTTCGTCGCGGAGGTGCTCGAGGCGCTGCGCGGCGAGGACGGCGTGCTCGGCGAGGAGGGGGCCTCGCGCGCCTCCTCCACAGGGAGGACCTGGGTGGTCGACCCGGTCGACGGCACCTATAACTTCTCCCGCGGCTCGGACTACTTCTGCTCCGCGCTCGCGCTTACCGACGACGGCGCCGCCGGCACCCCGCTCGTCGGTGCCGTCCACCGCCCCGCACTCGACACGACGTGGCTGGCGCACGCGGGCGAGTTCACTGTCAACGGTGAGCGTGTAGGTGGGGTGAGCGGGGCGTCGCTAAGCAACGAGGCTCTGCTGACGTACTTGCACCCGGCTTTCATGCGCGAGGATGCGGTGCGCGAGGCGTGGCTGCGCGCGGTGCGAGATGCTGCGACGGTACGGATGTGCGGCGCGGGCTCGGTCGACCTGGCCACGATCGCCGCGGGGCAGGCGGGCGCGTGGCTGCAGCACTCGGTGGCGGACTGGGATTGGCTGCCCGGCAAAGCGCTGGTGGAGGCCGCCGGCGGGCTCGCGCGCAAGGTGGACGCGGGCGGGGTGACATGGTGCGTGGCGGGTGGCGCGCAGATTGTGGAGGAGATCACGTCTAGACTTGAGGGCCATGAGTAA
- a CDS encoding GDSL-type esterase/lipase family protein has translation MRALARIAALTAAAIVTVTSATAAPASAQPGGNVVVFGDSFASNPDQYRDTALKFFNRWGSSTSSTRISQSTRSQAGCLQGPNNWPSQLDARTHSPVADWSCTGHRSKDLPGHVDHAIRAGALNRHTRAVTFAVGINDQWRPFIDGESADPQHIRARYFQNIKDAAAKVRAVAPDAHIIIPGLLPVTGGGQFCLINVVPNAPLGVPAPRVAEWEQRAQNDQREAARLIGATFVDIRALSTGHSTCAKDADRWVAGIIDTTTPGYNMVLHPSNAGSAFVADQVAQAL, from the coding sequence ATGAGAGCTCTTGCCCGCATAGCCGCGCTGACAGCTGCCGCGATTGTTACTGTCACCTCTGCAACCGCCGCTCCTGCGAGCGCACAGCCCGGGGGCAATGTTGTCGTCTTCGGCGACTCCTTTGCCTCGAACCCGGACCAGTACCGGGACACCGCGCTGAAGTTCTTTAACCGGTGGGGCTCGTCGACGTCTTCGACGCGGATCTCACAGTCCACCCGCAGCCAGGCAGGTTGTCTGCAGGGGCCGAACAACTGGCCCAGCCAGCTCGATGCGCGCACGCACAGCCCGGTCGCGGACTGGTCGTGCACGGGCCACCGCTCGAAGGATCTGCCGGGCCACGTGGATCACGCAATCCGCGCCGGTGCGCTTAATCGCCACACCCGTGCGGTGACGTTTGCCGTCGGGATTAATGATCAGTGGCGGCCCTTCATCGATGGCGAGAGCGCAGACCCGCAGCACATCCGCGCGCGGTATTTCCAGAACATCAAAGATGCGGCGGCAAAGGTCCGTGCGGTCGCGCCCGACGCACACATCATCATCCCCGGCCTGCTCCCCGTTACCGGGGGCGGCCAATTCTGCCTGATCAACGTGGTACCGAATGCGCCGCTCGGCGTGCCTGCTCCGCGCGTGGCGGAGTGGGAGCAGCGCGCGCAGAACGACCAGCGCGAAGCCGCGCGCCTCATCGGTGCAACGTTCGTCGACATTCGGGCGCTATCTACCGGCCACAGCACCTGTGCGAAGGACGCGGACCGGTGGGTGGCGGGCATCATCGACACCACCACCCCCGGCTACAACATGGTGCTCCACCCCTCCAACGCCGGATCCGCCTTCGTAGCGGACCAGGTCGCGCAGGCGCTCTAG